One region of Peribacillus simplex genomic DNA includes:
- the pcrA gene encoding DNA helicase PcrA, translated as MQYLAEKLLIGLNEQQQKAVKSTDGPLLIMAGAGSGKTRVLTHRIAYLMVEKEIAPWNILAITFTNKAAREMKERIRAILGGASEDIWISTFHSMCVRILRRDIDRIGFNRNFSILDTTDQQSVIKQIMKDRNMDTKKYDYRAILGSISSAKNELVGPEEYLKTASDYFTKVTADVYTEYQKRLRKNSALDFDDLIMMTIQLFQLVPEVLEYYQRKFQYIHVDEYQDTNRAQYMLVKLLASRFRNLCVVGDSDQSIYRWRGADIANILSFEKDYPNANMIFLEQNYRSTKKILAAANKVIDNNQNRKPKNLWTENADGNKLFYYRADNEQGEAQFVAGKINELVRDGSRKYSDIAILYRTNAQSRVMEEVLLKSNINYAIVGGTKFYDRKEIKDLLAYLRLIANPDDDISLRRVINVPKRGIGATSMDKVADYADQYDVSIYKALESVEMVGISGKATKAAREFHTLITNYTNQQEYLSVTELVEEVIKKTGYREMLQAEKTIESQSRLENIDEFLSVTKAFESNSEDKSLVGFLTDLALVADIDQLDENSEEVTNTVTLMTLHSAKGLEYPVVFLLGLEEGVFPHSRSLMDEEEMEEERRLAYVGITRAENELFISNAQMRTLYGRTSMNPVSRFISEIPEELLEDLKPKPAPRARQTPFSSSRTGSPSTASTRKVPAFGRAVSAPSATGGEEIGWAVGDRASHKKWGIGTVVSVKGEGEGKELDIAFPSPIGIKRLLAKFAPVEKA; from the coding sequence ATGCAATATTTAGCGGAAAAATTACTAATAGGTTTGAATGAACAGCAACAAAAAGCAGTAAAGTCAACTGATGGCCCACTTTTAATCATGGCTGGGGCAGGAAGTGGAAAGACGCGTGTGCTGACTCACCGAATAGCTTACTTGATGGTCGAGAAGGAAATAGCACCTTGGAATATCCTTGCAATCACGTTCACTAACAAAGCTGCACGTGAAATGAAGGAGAGGATCCGTGCCATACTTGGCGGTGCGTCAGAGGATATCTGGATTTCGACCTTCCACTCGATGTGTGTCCGCATTTTACGAAGAGATATCGATCGTATCGGTTTTAATAGGAACTTTTCGATATTGGATACGACGGATCAGCAATCGGTCATTAAGCAAATCATGAAAGATCGTAATATGGATACAAAGAAATATGATTACCGGGCGATTTTGGGTAGCATCAGTTCAGCGAAAAATGAATTGGTCGGGCCGGAAGAGTACCTGAAGACAGCGTCGGATTACTTTACTAAGGTAACTGCCGATGTATATACGGAATACCAAAAACGGTTGAGGAAAAATTCAGCGCTCGATTTCGATGATTTGATCATGATGACGATTCAATTGTTCCAACTGGTACCGGAAGTACTTGAATACTATCAGCGCAAGTTTCAATACATTCATGTTGATGAGTACCAAGATACGAACAGGGCTCAATATATGCTGGTTAAACTACTTGCTTCACGTTTCCGTAATCTCTGCGTTGTCGGGGATTCTGATCAATCGATTTATCGCTGGCGCGGTGCGGATATTGCGAACATCCTTTCATTTGAAAAAGATTATCCGAATGCCAACATGATTTTCCTTGAACAGAATTACCGCTCGACAAAAAAGATTCTTGCAGCGGCGAATAAGGTCATCGATAACAATCAAAACCGGAAGCCGAAAAATCTTTGGACCGAGAATGCAGATGGTAATAAGCTATTCTATTACCGTGCAGACAATGAACAAGGGGAAGCGCAATTTGTAGCCGGAAAGATAAATGAGTTAGTTCGGGACGGCAGTAGGAAGTATTCCGATATAGCAATCCTTTACAGAACAAATGCACAATCACGTGTCATGGAGGAAGTTCTGCTTAAATCAAATATTAACTATGCTATAGTCGGGGGCACTAAGTTCTATGACCGTAAAGAGATTAAGGACTTGCTTGCCTATCTTCGCCTTATTGCGAATCCTGACGATGACATCAGTCTCCGCCGTGTAATCAATGTACCAAAACGCGGAATTGGTGCAACTTCAATGGACAAAGTGGCAGATTATGCAGATCAGTATGATGTTTCCATTTATAAAGCACTTGAATCTGTGGAAATGGTCGGGATTAGCGGGAAGGCTACCAAAGCGGCTAGGGAATTCCATACGCTGATCACTAACTATACAAATCAGCAGGAGTACTTATCCGTAACGGAACTGGTGGAGGAAGTCATTAAGAAAACCGGTTATCGTGAGATGCTGCAGGCTGAAAAAACGATTGAATCGCAAAGCAGGCTTGAAAATATAGATGAGTTTTTATCTGTTACGAAAGCATTCGAAAGTAACAGCGAGGACAAATCATTGGTTGGCTTTTTAACTGACCTGGCGTTGGTTGCCGATATAGACCAACTTGATGAGAACTCCGAAGAAGTTACTAATACTGTAACGTTGATGACCCTGCATTCAGCGAAGGGACTTGAATATCCGGTGGTCTTTTTATTGGGCCTTGAAGAAGGGGTTTTCCCTCACAGCCGCTCGCTCATGGATGAAGAGGAGATGGAAGAAGAACGCCGTCTGGCCTATGTGGGAATTACAAGGGCTGAAAATGAGCTATTCATAAGCAATGCCCAAATGCGGACATTGTATGGACGGACCAGTATGAATCCAGTTTCACGTTTCATCAGTGAAATACCAGAGGAACTCCTTGAAGATCTTAAACCGAAACCTGCTCCTAGAGCTAGGCAAACACCTTTCAGTTCTTCGAGAACTGGATCTCCTTCAACAGCTTCCACAAGAAAAGTTCCTGCCTTTGGTAGAGCCGTTTCTGCACCATCCGCAACCGGTGGTGAAGAGATCGGCTGGGCTGTCGGTGACCGTGCATCCCACAAAAAGTGGGGTATAGGAACCGTGGTGAGCGTAAAAGGGGAAGGCGAAGGGAAGGAACTGGATATCGCATTCCCAAGTCCAATCGGTATCAAACGCCTACTGGCTAAATTTGCACCAGTTGAAAAAGCTTAA
- the ligA gene encoding NAD-dependent DNA ligase LigA, with amino-acid sequence MDLQAAEKKVLELQTLLNQYSYEYYVMDQPSVPDAEYDRILRELIEYEEKFPELQTPDSPTQRVGGATLDMFEKVEHTTPMLSLSNAFNESDLRDFDRKVRQSVGDDFTYVCELKIDGLAVTLQYENGYFVRGATRGDGTIGEDITANLKTIKSIPLKMREPVAIEVRGEAFMPKKSFESLNKAKEERGEEPFANPRNAAAGSLRQLDPKLAAKRNLDIFLYAIADLGETGVQSHSEGLDLLDRLGFKTNRERKTCLNIEEVLAYIVEWTEQRPNLAYDIDGIVVKVDSLEQQDELGFTAKSPRWAIAYKFPAEEVITTLRDIELNVGRTGVLTPTAVLDPVRVAGTTVQRASLHNEDLIREKDIRIGDQVVVKKAGDIIPEVVNVLAERRIGEEVEFQMPTECPECGSELVRLDGEVALRCINPKCPAQIREGLIHFVSRTAMNIDSLGEKVISLLFKEELIQDVADIYKLTYDQLIALERMGDKSVNKLLQAIEASKSNSLEKLLFGLGIRHVGSKAAKTLAREFVTMEALSKASREELTSINEIGDKMADSIVAYFELEEVHALLNELEAAGVNLTFKGPRAVPIEDIDSAFAGKTVVLTGKLHQLTRNEAKEKLEALGANVAGSVSKKTDLVVAGEDAGSKLEKAESLGIMVWDEERLIEELKK; translated from the coding sequence ATGGACTTACAAGCTGCAGAGAAGAAAGTTCTAGAACTGCAAACGTTATTGAACCAATACAGCTACGAATATTATGTGATGGACCAGCCATCAGTACCTGATGCTGAATATGATCGCATACTCCGTGAGCTTATCGAGTATGAGGAGAAATTCCCGGAACTGCAAACGCCTGATTCTCCGACACAACGGGTCGGTGGCGCCACTTTAGATATGTTTGAAAAAGTGGAGCATACCACACCGATGCTTAGTTTAAGCAATGCATTCAATGAAAGTGACTTACGGGATTTCGACAGAAAGGTCAGACAATCTGTAGGTGACGATTTTACCTATGTATGTGAATTGAAAATTGATGGACTTGCCGTCACTCTTCAATATGAGAATGGATATTTCGTAAGAGGGGCAACACGTGGAGATGGAACGATCGGTGAAGATATTACAGCAAACCTGAAAACGATCAAGTCGATTCCATTGAAGATGCGTGAGCCGGTTGCCATAGAAGTACGCGGTGAGGCATTCATGCCAAAAAAATCATTTGAATCTTTAAATAAGGCTAAGGAAGAACGTGGTGAGGAACCATTTGCAAACCCACGGAATGCAGCTGCTGGCTCGTTAAGGCAGCTTGACCCAAAACTTGCTGCGAAACGGAACTTGGATATTTTCCTTTATGCGATTGCCGATTTAGGAGAAACAGGGGTCCAATCCCACAGTGAAGGTCTGGATTTGTTGGATCGATTGGGGTTTAAGACGAATCGGGAAAGAAAAACATGCTTGAATATAGAGGAAGTACTAGCCTATATAGTAGAATGGACAGAACAACGTCCAAACTTAGCCTATGATATTGATGGAATTGTCGTAAAGGTGGATTCCCTTGAACAGCAGGATGAATTAGGTTTTACTGCAAAAAGTCCGCGTTGGGCCATCGCTTATAAATTCCCAGCTGAAGAAGTCATTACAACCCTACGGGATATCGAGCTGAATGTTGGACGTACGGGTGTATTAACCCCAACAGCTGTGTTGGATCCCGTTCGGGTAGCGGGTACGACTGTGCAGCGGGCATCTCTTCATAACGAAGACTTAATCCGTGAAAAGGACATTAGAATCGGAGATCAAGTGGTCGTGAAAAAAGCGGGCGATATCATTCCAGAGGTGGTCAATGTACTGGCAGAACGCCGTATAGGGGAAGAGGTCGAGTTTCAGATGCCGACTGAGTGCCCGGAATGCGGCAGTGAACTTGTTCGGCTGGATGGTGAGGTTGCTTTACGTTGCATCAACCCGAAGTGTCCTGCACAAATACGGGAAGGCTTGATTCACTTTGTATCCCGGACAGCTATGAACATAGACAGTCTTGGTGAAAAAGTGATTAGCTTGTTGTTTAAAGAGGAACTCATACAAGATGTGGCTGATATTTATAAGCTTACATATGATCAACTCATTGCATTGGAACGGATGGGGGATAAATCCGTCAATAAACTCCTTCAAGCAATCGAAGCTTCGAAAAGCAATTCGTTGGAAAAATTACTATTCGGGTTAGGCATTCGCCATGTTGGTTCGAAAGCGGCCAAGACACTTGCACGGGAGTTCGTGACGATGGAAGCCTTAAGCAAGGCGAGTCGTGAAGAATTAACATCCATTAATGAAATAGGGGATAAGATGGCCGATTCCATCGTAGCTTATTTTGAATTGGAAGAGGTCCATGCGCTATTGAACGAGTTGGAAGCAGCCGGTGTGAATCTTACTTTTAAAGGACCAAGAGCTGTTCCTATTGAAGATATCGATTCCGCTTTTGCAGGTAAAACAGTCGTTTTAACGGGTAAATTGCATCAGCTAACACGTAATGAAGCAAAAGAAAAATTAGAGGCGCTAGGAGCTAACGTTGCTGGAAGTGTCAGCAAGAAAACCGATTTGGTCGTAGCTGGCGAAGATGCCGGTTCCAAACTGGAAAAAGCGGAAAGCCTAGGCATCATGGTATGGGATGAAGAGAGACTGATTGAGGAACTAAAAAAATAA
- a CDS encoding CamS family sex pheromone protein: MKKHSILGMILILLLAGCAPSFEDKQEVVQDSKDKKETAIIPKYKISDEYYQTILPFEPSKARGLVVSNLNTRYDIEEFENGLMRLAQTQFDPEDYLFQEGQMLDSAKISSWLNRKYTKSQLKEKGMDASKNVGLNPVDPGKGDIDKRNEENPIYLAHILEHNYLVKTKDNSVSLGGVVIGLALNSVHYYQKEAYGATYEQKIDSKKLKQEGEKIAAEVLKRLRKMDKLKNVPITIALFEQKEKSSVVPGNFIAYTNIDKNSDNIGKWTNLDEKYFLFPSASAEKKYRDDVKTFTNFKEDVEEYFPNFNGVIGRAFYMDDQLQSLNIDIPIQFYGNSEAIGFTQYVAGLVMERFPKYIAVQVSITSVNGPEALIVREANQDEPTVHIYE; encoded by the coding sequence ATGAAGAAACACTCTATTTTGGGGATGATTCTTATACTGCTTCTTGCTGGATGTGCGCCTAGTTTTGAGGATAAGCAAGAGGTAGTTCAAGACTCCAAAGACAAAAAAGAGACGGCAATTATTCCGAAGTATAAAATTTCGGATGAATATTATCAAACGATCCTACCGTTTGAACCATCAAAAGCACGCGGTTTGGTCGTATCTAATTTAAATACCCGATATGATATTGAAGAATTCGAAAATGGATTGATGCGGTTGGCCCAAACCCAATTCGACCCGGAAGATTACCTGTTTCAAGAGGGGCAAATGCTTGATAGTGCAAAGATATCTTCCTGGCTGAACAGAAAATATACCAAAAGTCAGTTGAAAGAAAAGGGTATGGATGCATCAAAGAACGTTGGCTTGAATCCGGTTGACCCAGGTAAAGGTGACATTGATAAGCGAAATGAAGAAAATCCAATCTATCTTGCTCATATTCTAGAACATAATTACTTAGTCAAAACAAAAGATAATTCAGTGAGTCTAGGCGGGGTTGTAATAGGTCTTGCGCTGAATTCAGTGCATTACTATCAAAAAGAGGCATACGGTGCCACCTATGAACAGAAAATCGATAGTAAAAAGCTAAAGCAAGAAGGGGAGAAAATTGCTGCAGAAGTCTTAAAAAGGCTGCGTAAAATGGACAAGCTGAAAAATGTCCCGATTACGATTGCCTTATTCGAGCAAAAGGAAAAATCTTCAGTAGTCCCTGGGAATTTCATTGCCTATACCAATATTGATAAGAACTCTGACAATATTGGAAAATGGACAAACTTGGACGAAAAGTATTTCCTATTTCCTTCTGCTAGTGCAGAAAAAAAATATCGTGATGACGTCAAGACTTTCACGAACTTTAAAGAAGATGTCGAAGAATATTTCCCTAACTTTAACGGAGTCATCGGTAGGGCGTTCTATATGGATGATCAATTACAAAGTCTGAACATCGATATCCCTATTCAATTTTATGGGAACTCGGAAGCGATTGGTTTTACCCAATATGTTGCTGGGCTTGTAATGGAACGTTTCCCTAAATATATTGCCGTACAAGTATCCATTACCTCCGTAAATGGACCTGAAGCGCTCATTGTCCGTGAAGCAAATCAGGACGAACCAACCGTGCATATATATGAATGA
- the gatC gene encoding Asp-tRNA(Asn)/Glu-tRNA(Gln) amidotransferase subunit GatC — protein MSRISMEQVKHVAHLARLAITEEEAQQFQHQLDQMISFAEQLNELDTDQVDPTSHVLDMKNVMREDIAKPGLPVEEVVKNAPDSKEGYIRVPSIIE, from the coding sequence ATGTCACGTATTTCTATGGAACAAGTTAAACACGTTGCCCATTTGGCTCGTTTGGCAATTACGGAAGAGGAAGCACAACAGTTTCAACATCAGCTTGACCAAATGATTTCATTTGCGGAGCAGTTGAATGAGCTTGATACGGATCAAGTAGACCCGACTTCTCACGTTTTGGATATGAAAAATGTAATGCGCGAAGATATTGCAAAACCAGGATTGCCAGTAGAAGAAGTAGTTAAAAATGCACCGGATAGCAAAGAAGGATATATCCGTGTACCATCTATAATTGAATAA
- the gatA gene encoding Asp-tRNA(Asn)/Glu-tRNA(Gln) amidotransferase subunit GatA encodes MSLFEQKVSELHERLHKKEISVTDLVNESYERIGQVEDKVKAFLTLDEENARKQARRLDEQLVKGENKGALFGLPIGVKDNIVTKNLRTTCASKILENFDPIYDATAVQKLQQAETVTIGKLNMDEFAMGSSNENSAFQATRNPWNTDYVPGGSSGGSAASVASGEVLFSLGSDTGGSIRQPAAYCGVVGLKPTYGRVSRFGLVAFASSLDQIGPVTRTVEDNAYLLEAISGVDPMDSTSANIDVPNFVNSLTGDVRGLKIAVPKEYLGEGVGEEARNSVLEALKVLEGLGAEWEEVSLPHSKYALAAYYLLSSSEASANLSRFDGVRFGHRTDNAETLIEMYKQTRAEGFGDEVKRRIMLGTFSLSSGYYDAYYKKAQKVRTLIKKDFEDVFEKYDVIVGPTTPTPAFKIGEKVDDPLTMYANDILTIPVNLAGVPGISVPCGFAANGLPLGLQMIGKHFDESTIYRAAHAFEQATDFHKQFPKL; translated from the coding sequence ATGTCGTTGTTCGAACAAAAGGTTTCTGAGCTTCATGAACGCTTACATAAGAAAGAGATCAGTGTCACTGATCTTGTTAACGAATCGTATGAGCGAATTGGACAGGTAGAGGACAAGGTAAAGGCATTTTTGACACTTGATGAAGAAAACGCCCGCAAGCAAGCAAGGCGATTGGATGAACAATTGGTAAAAGGTGAGAACAAAGGCGCTTTGTTTGGTCTGCCAATCGGAGTGAAAGATAATATTGTCACTAAAAATTTACGGACGACTTGCGCGAGTAAAATCTTGGAGAACTTTGATCCGATTTATGATGCAACCGCCGTTCAAAAGTTGCAGCAGGCAGAAACGGTTACGATCGGGAAATTGAATATGGATGAATTTGCAATGGGTTCTTCTAATGAGAACTCCGCATTTCAGGCGACACGCAATCCCTGGAATACGGATTATGTACCAGGCGGTTCTTCGGGTGGTTCAGCTGCCTCTGTCGCTTCCGGTGAAGTCCTATTCTCTTTAGGTTCCGATACGGGTGGATCAATCCGCCAACCAGCGGCATATTGTGGAGTTGTCGGCTTAAAACCTACATATGGACGGGTTTCCCGATTCGGACTTGTAGCTTTTGCGTCTTCTCTTGACCAAATTGGACCGGTTACAAGAACGGTCGAAGATAACGCCTATTTGCTTGAAGCGATTTCAGGTGTAGATCCAATGGATTCGACCTCTGCTAATATTGACGTACCGAATTTTGTTAATTCATTAACAGGCGATGTAAGAGGATTGAAAATAGCGGTACCTAAAGAATATCTTGGTGAAGGCGTTGGCGAAGAAGCACGTAATTCCGTACTTGAAGCATTAAAGGTATTAGAAGGACTTGGGGCTGAATGGGAAGAGGTTTCCTTGCCACATTCCAAATATGCTTTAGCTGCATATTATCTGCTTTCTTCATCTGAAGCTTCAGCTAACCTTTCACGTTTTGATGGAGTGCGTTTCGGCCATCGTACAGATAATGCAGAAACTCTTATAGAAATGTATAAGCAAACTCGTGCAGAAGGATTCGGTGACGAAGTGAAGCGCCGTATCATGCTTGGAACTTTCTCCTTAAGTTCCGGATATTATGATGCATATTATAAAAAGGCTCAAAAAGTACGTACTTTAATCAAAAAAGACTTTGAAGATGTCTTTGAAAAATATGATGTCATCGTTGGGCCGACGACACCTACGCCTGCATTTAAAATTGGTGAAAAAGTCGACGATCCATTAACGATGTATGCGAATGATATCCTGACGATTCCAGTCAATCTTGCTGGCGTACCGGGTATATCCGTGCCATGTGGATTCGCAGCGAATGGGCTTCCGCTTGGACTGCAAATGATTGGAAAGCATTTTGATGAAAGTACGATTTACCGCGCGGCTCACGCATTTGAGCAAGCAACAGATTTTCATAAACAATTTCCTAAGCTGTAA
- the gatB gene encoding Asp-tRNA(Asn)/Glu-tRNA(Gln) amidotransferase subunit GatB — translation MDFETVIGLEVHVELKTDSKIFSASPNHFGAAPNSNTTVIDLGYPGVLPVVNKKAVDFAMKAAIALNCEVAEITKFDRKNYFYPDNPKAYQISQFDQPIGEHGWIEIEVDGKKKKIGITRIHMEEDAGKLTHKGNYSLCDYNRQGTPLVEIVSEPDITSPEEAYAYLEKLKSIIQYTGVSDCKMEEGSLRCDANISLKPVGQKEFGTKTELKNLNSFNFVRKGLEHEEIRQAEILNEGGIIEQETRRFDDATGRTVLMRIKEGSDDYRYFPEPDLLTIHIDEEWKARIAAEIPELPDARKKRYVEEFGLPEYDAAVLTVTKESADFFEATVASGADAKLASNWIMGEVSAFLNAEGKELHDVKLTAESLAGMIKLIEDGTISSKIAKKVFKELIENGGDAETIVKEKGLVQISDEGALRTAVEEALNNNPQSIEDFKAGKQKAIGFLVGQIMKATKGQANPQLVNKILVEEINKR, via the coding sequence ATGGACTTTGAAACGGTAATTGGTCTAGAAGTACACGTAGAATTAAAAACTGATTCTAAAATTTTCTCAGCGAGCCCGAATCATTTTGGTGCCGCTCCAAATAGTAACACGACTGTAATTGACCTAGGCTACCCAGGCGTATTGCCTGTCGTCAATAAAAAGGCTGTTGATTTTGCAATGAAGGCAGCAATTGCTCTGAATTGCGAAGTGGCGGAAATTACGAAATTCGACCGAAAAAACTATTTTTACCCGGACAATCCTAAAGCATACCAAATTTCACAGTTCGATCAACCGATCGGTGAGCATGGTTGGATTGAAATTGAAGTCGATGGCAAGAAAAAGAAAATCGGTATTACCCGCATTCATATGGAAGAGGATGCTGGAAAGCTGACACATAAAGGGAACTATTCACTTTGTGATTATAACCGCCAAGGTACCCCTCTTGTTGAAATCGTATCCGAACCGGATATCACTTCCCCTGAAGAAGCATATGCTTATTTGGAAAAGTTGAAATCCATCATTCAATACACAGGCGTTTCCGATTGTAAAATGGAAGAAGGCTCACTTCGCTGTGATGCTAATATTTCCTTGAAACCTGTCGGGCAAAAAGAATTCGGAACGAAAACTGAATTGAAAAACTTGAACTCATTCAACTTCGTTCGCAAAGGATTGGAGCATGAAGAGATCAGACAAGCGGAAATCTTGAATGAAGGCGGGATAATCGAACAGGAAACCCGCCGGTTTGACGATGCTACAGGCAGAACGGTACTAATGCGAATTAAGGAAGGTTCCGATGATTACCGTTACTTCCCGGAGCCAGACTTATTGACAATCCATATTGATGAAGAATGGAAAGCACGCATTGCTGCTGAGATTCCAGAACTTCCGGATGCCCGGAAAAAACGTTATGTCGAGGAATTTGGCTTACCGGAATATGATGCCGCCGTTTTAACGGTAACGAAAGAAAGTGCTGATTTCTTTGAAGCGACAGTCGCTTCAGGCGCAGATGCAAAACTAGCATCAAATTGGATCATGGGTGAGGTTTCTGCTTTCTTGAATGCAGAAGGAAAAGAGCTGCATGATGTCAAATTGACTGCTGAATCGTTGGCAGGAATGATTAAGCTGATTGAAGATGGTACAATTTCTTCTAAAATCGCTAAAAAAGTTTTCAAAGAATTGATTGAAAACGGTGGGGACGCTGAAACGATCGTCAAGGAGAAGGGACTAGTCCAAATTTCCGATGAAGGCGCGTTGCGTACGGCTGTTGAAGAAGCGTTGAATAATAACCCGCAATCAATTGAAGATTTTAAAGCCGGGAAACAAAAAGCAATTGGCTTCCTTGTCGGGCAAATTATGAAAGCGACAAAAGGACAGGCTAATCCACAACTTGTTAATAAAATTTTGGTTGAAGAAATCAATAAACGTTAA
- a CDS encoding diacylglycerol kinase, translated as MKRARLIYNPTSGREAIKKSLPGVLAKLEEAGYEASAHATTGAGDATKAAKIAIERGYDIVIAAGGDGTIYEVVNGLATAEKRPKLGIIPTGTTNDFARALHLPKSIEGAAEIIAGGHTMPIDIGKMNDRYFINIAGGGRLTELTYDVPIKLKTMLGQLAYYIKGIEMLPSIKPTEVSIEYDGKLFEGEIMLFLVANTNSVGGFEKLAPDASLNDGMFTLLILKKANLADIVRVATLAMRGEHIHDKNVIYEKANRIKVQAKKDMMLNLDGEFGGMAPAEFVNQYRHFDVFIPQGILPDDPAK; from the coding sequence ATGAAGAGAGCAAGGTTGATTTACAACCCGACTTCGGGCCGGGAAGCCATTAAGAAGAGCCTGCCAGGTGTGCTAGCAAAACTTGAAGAAGCTGGTTATGAAGCTTCTGCACATGCGACTACCGGTGCTGGGGATGCGACGAAAGCGGCTAAAATTGCGATTGAACGAGGCTATGATATTGTCATTGCAGCAGGAGGCGACGGAACGATTTATGAGGTTGTTAATGGACTGGCCACTGCAGAGAAACGTCCGAAACTAGGAATCATTCCGACGGGAACGACAAATGATTTCGCGCGGGCACTGCATTTACCGAAGTCAATCGAAGGGGCAGCCGAAATTATTGCCGGAGGGCATACGATGCCGATCGATATTGGTAAAATGAACGATAGGTACTTCATCAATATTGCTGGTGGGGGCCGATTGACTGAATTGACTTACGACGTGCCCATCAAGCTGAAAACGATGCTTGGGCAGCTAGCGTACTATATTAAAGGAATTGAAATGCTTCCTTCAATTAAACCGACGGAAGTCTCTATTGAATATGATGGAAAGCTTTTTGAAGGAGAGATCATGCTTTTCTTGGTGGCTAACACGAATTCGGTCGGCGGCTTCGAGAAACTGGCTCCTGACGCCTCTCTGAATGATGGTATGTTCACGTTGCTCATTTTAAAAAAGGCCAACCTTGCTGATATTGTGCGTGTCGCAACATTGGCAATGCGCGGTGAACATATCCATGATAAAAACGTCATTTATGAAAAAGCCAATCGAATTAAAGTACAGGCCAAAAAGGACATGATGCTTAATTTGGATGGGGAGTTTGGCGGGATGGCCCCAGCTGAATTCGTAAATCAGTACCGCCATTTTGATGTATTCATCCCACAAGGAATACTGCCGGACGATCCGGCAAAATAG
- a CDS encoding GNAT family N-acetyltransferase — translation MYIRKATPEDADKAAILTRLAIKEIAEVLTGETEEERILYVLADLFRKSGNRISYENTFVSEHDGQVSGLIIAYHGKDAESLDEPIVKRLRTKMKDPSVTLDKEAEMKDFYLDTLCVDPNFQGKGIGSALIQYVEGYAKQKGYPRVSLVVENENEGANRLYSRLGYKEMKTITISDHEFGYMVKEIEEPPV, via the coding sequence ATGTATATCAGGAAAGCGACACCGGAAGATGCGGACAAGGCAGCAATATTGACCCGGTTAGCGATTAAAGAAATTGCAGAGGTATTGACAGGTGAAACGGAAGAAGAAAGAATACTTTACGTTCTTGCCGATTTGTTCAGGAAAAGCGGAAATCGGATTAGCTATGAAAATACGTTCGTAAGTGAACATGATGGACAAGTATCGGGATTGATCATTGCCTACCATGGCAAGGATGCCGAGAGCTTGGATGAACCGATAGTGAAACGATTAAGGACGAAAATGAAAGATCCAAGCGTTACGCTTGATAAGGAAGCAGAAATGAAAGACTTTTATTTGGATACATTATGCGTTGACCCGAATTTTCAAGGAAAAGGGATTGGTAGTGCACTGATTCAATATGTTGAGGGGTACGCTAAACAGAAGGGGTATCCAAGGGTTTCTTTAGTCGTTGAAAATGAAAATGAAGGGGCGAATCGTCTCTATAGCAGATTAGGATATAAAGAAATGAAAACCATTACGATTAGCGACCATGAATTTGGCTATATGGTAAAAGAAATAGAAGAACCTCCTGTTTAA